In Ectothiorhodospiraceae bacterium 2226, a single window of DNA contains:
- a CDS encoding copper-translocating P-type ATPase, which produces MQQTVEDRYEEPAAGLSGPEGARVVRLSVGGMSCAGCVASVERALNAVPGVDEVTVNFGEHTAQVKGHAPVPSLIEAVVKAGYEAAELRTAADEEAKEAEEQARYKRLLRDVAIAGAIGAFLMTGDMLHWFPTLETGAGRLFWGVMSLLTLYVLAGPGQRFFTGAWKAFWSHSANMDTLIALGTGSAWVYSTLIVLFPGLVPAEARHPYFEAAAIIIALVSLGGALELRARGRTSEAIRRLIGLQPKTARVIRDGKEQDVPIAEVGLGETVRVRPGEKVPLDGVILDGASALDESMLTGEPLPVAKGSGDTVIGGTLNKSGTFLFRTTHIGRDTALARIVDMVRQAQSSKPPIARLVDKVSAVFVPTVLIIAVITLLVWYNLGPEPRAPFMLVTTMTVLIIACPCALGLATPISLMVGVGKGAESGVLIRHGGALQQARRLTAVMLDKTGTVTAGQPRVTEIIAAPGFEEAEVLRLAAGVERGSEHPLAEAVLAAAQDRGLEAPAGEAFEAIAGHGVAARVEGRAALFGNERLMRERGVDLGHLREQALALAGRGATPMFLAVDGRAAGLVAVADPVKDDSKAAIARLHRLGLKVVMVTGDRRETAEAVAREVGIDEVFAEVLPQDKSDKVAELQGRGEVVAMVGDGINDAPALARADVGFAIGTGTDVAIESADITLMRGSLHGVVDAIAISRATVRNIKQNLFGAFMYNTLSIPIAAGVLWPATGLLLNPMIAGAAMALSSVTVVTNANRLRFFQPQERV; this is translated from the coding sequence ATGCAGCAGACAGTCGAGGATCGCTACGAGGAACCCGCCGCCGGGCTGAGCGGCCCCGAGGGGGCGCGCGTGGTGCGCCTGTCGGTGGGCGGCATGAGTTGCGCGGGCTGCGTGGCCAGCGTGGAGCGGGCCTTGAACGCCGTGCCGGGGGTCGACGAGGTGACCGTCAACTTCGGCGAGCACACCGCGCAGGTGAAGGGCCATGCGCCGGTGCCCTCGCTCATCGAGGCAGTGGTCAAGGCGGGCTACGAGGCGGCCGAGCTGCGTACGGCGGCCGACGAGGAAGCCAAGGAGGCCGAGGAACAGGCCCGCTACAAGCGCCTGCTGCGCGACGTCGCCATTGCGGGGGCCATCGGCGCCTTCCTGATGACGGGCGACATGCTGCACTGGTTCCCGACCCTGGAGACGGGCGCCGGGCGCCTGTTCTGGGGCGTGATGAGCCTGCTCACCCTGTACGTGCTGGCTGGGCCGGGGCAGCGCTTCTTCACCGGCGCGTGGAAGGCGTTTTGGTCGCACAGCGCGAACATGGACACGCTGATCGCCTTGGGCACCGGCAGCGCGTGGGTCTACTCGACGCTGATCGTCTTGTTTCCCGGCCTGGTGCCGGCCGAGGCGCGTCACCCGTACTTCGAAGCGGCCGCCATCATCATCGCCCTGGTGAGTCTGGGCGGTGCGCTGGAGCTGCGCGCGCGCGGGCGCACCTCCGAAGCCATCCGCCGCCTGATCGGCCTGCAGCCCAAGACCGCGCGCGTGATCCGCGACGGCAAGGAGCAGGACGTGCCCATCGCCGAGGTGGGGCTCGGCGAGACGGTGCGGGTGCGCCCCGGCGAGAAGGTGCCGCTGGACGGGGTGATCCTGGACGGCGCCTCGGCGCTGGACGAGTCCATGCTGACCGGCGAGCCGCTGCCGGTGGCCAAGGGCAGCGGCGATACCGTCATCGGCGGGACGCTCAACAAGTCCGGTACCTTTCTGTTTCGCACGACGCATATCGGTCGCGACACGGCGCTGGCGCGCATCGTGGACATGGTGCGTCAGGCGCAGAGCTCCAAGCCGCCCATCGCGCGCCTGGTCGACAAAGTCTCTGCCGTGTTCGTGCCGACGGTGCTCATCATCGCGGTGATCACGCTACTGGTCTGGTACAACCTCGGCCCCGAGCCGCGCGCGCCGTTCATGCTGGTCACCACCATGACGGTGCTCATCATCGCGTGCCCCTGCGCGTTGGGGCTCGCCACGCCCATCTCGCTGATGGTCGGGGTGGGCAAGGGCGCCGAGTCGGGCGTGCTCATTCGCCACGGCGGGGCGCTGCAGCAGGCGCGCCGGCTCACGGCGGTGATGCTGGACAAGACCGGCACCGTCACGGCGGGGCAGCCGCGCGTCACCGAGATCATCGCCGCGCCCGGGTTCGAGGAGGCCGAGGTGCTGCGCCTGGCCGCCGGCGTGGAGCGCGGCTCGGAGCACCCGCTGGCCGAGGCCGTGCTCGCCGCCGCGCAGGACCGCGGCTTGGAGGCGCCGGCCGGCGAGGCCTTCGAGGCCATTGCCGGGCACGGCGTGGCGGCCCGCGTCGAGGGCCGCGCCGCGCTGTTCGGCAACGAGCGCCTGATGCGTGAGCGGGGCGTGGACCTCGGCCACCTGCGCGAGCAGGCGCTTGCCCTGGCCGGCCGGGGCGCCACGCCCATGTTCCTCGCGGTGGACGGGCGCGCGGCCGGCCTGGTGGCGGTGGCCGATCCGGTGAAGGACGACTCCAAGGCGGCCATCGCGCGCCTGCACCGGCTGGGTCTCAAGGTGGTGATGGTTACCGGCGACCGGCGCGAGACGGCCGAGGCGGTGGCGCGCGAGGTCGGTATCGACGAGGTGTTCGCCGAGGTGCTGCCGCAGGACAAGTCGGACAAGGTGGCCGAGTTGCAGGGACGCGGCGAGGTGGTGGCCATGGTGGGCGACGGCATCAACGACGCGCCCGCGCTGGCGCGCGCCGATGTGGGCTTCGCCATCGGCACCGGCACCGATGTCGCCATCGAGTCGGCTGACATCACCCTGATGCGCGGCTCCCTGCACGGGGTGGTGGACGCCATTGCCATCTCCCGCGCCACGGTGCGCAACATCAAGCAGAACCTATTCGGCGCCTTCATGTACAACACCCTCAGTATCCCCATCGCCGCCGGCGTGCTCTGGCCCGCCACCGGCCTGTTGCTCAACCCCATGATCGCCGGCGCGGCCATGGCGCTGTCCTCGGTCACGGTGGTGACCAACGCCAACCGCCTGCGCTTCTTCCAGCCCCAGGAGCGGGTCTGA
- a CDS encoding anthranilate synthase component I — protein sequence MNAAEFDALAAQGYNRIPVVREIFADLDTPLSTYLKLAAGPYSYLLESVQGGEKWGRYSIIGLPCSTVLRVRGPEVTVHVAGRETERERVADPLAWIEAFAARYRVAPVAGPLRYTGGLMGYFGYDTVRYVEPRLAHCDLPDRLETPDILLMVSDELVVFDNLSGRAHLIVHADPGPGPGAPDAYARAEARLDDLVAQMDAPLPAHAVLPPAEVGESDFVSGFTQDGFEAAVRRAKEYIAAGDVMQVVLSQRLSVPLRARPLDLYRALRGLNPSPYMYYLDLEDFHIVGSSPEILVRLEEGEVTVRPIAGTRPRGKSDEEDRALELDLLADAKELAEHLMLIDLGRNDVGRIADIGSVHLTERMTIERYSHVMHIVSNVVGRLRAGQSALDVLRATFPAGTVSGAPKIRAMEIIDELEPVKRSVYAGAVGYLGWGGNMDTAIAIRTAVIKDGTLHVQAGAGIVADSDPTREWEETMNKARAMFRAVALAEAGLSARR from the coding sequence ATGAATGCTGCTGAATTCGACGCCCTCGCCGCCCAGGGCTATAACCGTATTCCTGTCGTGCGCGAGATCTTCGCCGATCTCGACACGCCGCTGTCCACCTACCTGAAGCTGGCCGCCGGCCCGTACTCCTATTTGCTCGAATCGGTACAGGGCGGGGAGAAGTGGGGCCGCTATTCCATCATCGGCCTGCCGTGCAGCACCGTGCTGCGCGTGCGCGGTCCTGAGGTCACGGTGCATGTCGCGGGCCGGGAGACGGAGCGCGAACGCGTGGCCGACCCGCTGGCCTGGATCGAAGCCTTCGCCGCGCGCTACCGGGTGGCGCCCGTGGCGGGGCCGCTGCGCTACACGGGCGGGCTGATGGGCTACTTCGGCTACGACACCGTGCGCTATGTCGAGCCGCGGCTTGCCCACTGCGACCTGCCCGATCGCCTGGAGACCCCCGACATCCTCCTGATGGTCTCCGACGAACTGGTGGTGTTCGACAACCTGAGCGGCCGCGCCCACCTCATCGTGCACGCCGACCCCGGTCCCGGTCCTGGCGCCCCGGATGCCTATGCGCGCGCCGAGGCGCGGCTCGACGACCTCGTGGCGCAAATGGATGCGCCGCTCCCCGCCCATGCCGTGCTACCTCCCGCCGAGGTGGGCGAGAGCGATTTCGTGTCGGGTTTCACGCAGGACGGCTTCGAGGCGGCGGTGCGCCGGGCCAAGGAGTACATCGCCGCGGGCGACGTGATGCAGGTGGTGCTCTCGCAGCGCCTGTCGGTGCCGCTGCGTGCCCGGCCCTTGGACCTTTACCGCGCGTTGCGCGGCCTCAATCCCTCGCCGTACATGTATTACCTCGATCTCGAGGACTTCCACATCGTGGGTTCCTCCCCGGAAATCCTGGTGCGCCTGGAGGAGGGCGAGGTCACCGTGCGCCCGATTGCCGGCACGCGCCCACGCGGCAAGAGTGACGAAGAGGACCGCGCCCTGGAGCTGGATCTGCTGGCCGACGCGAAGGAGCTGGCCGAGCACCTCATGCTCATCGATCTCGGCCGCAACGACGTGGGGCGCATCGCCGACATCGGCAGCGTGCACCTCACCGAGCGGATGACCATCGAGCGGTACTCGCACGTGATGCACATCGTGTCCAACGTGGTCGGGCGCTTGCGCGCCGGTCAGTCGGCGCTGGACGTGCTGCGCGCCACCTTTCCCGCGGGCACTGTGAGCGGGGCGCCCAAGATCCGCGCCATGGAGATCATCGACGAGCTCGAGCCGGTCAAGCGCAGCGTGTACGCCGGCGCGGTGGGCTATCTCGGCTGGGGCGGCAACATGGACACCGCCATCGCGATCCGCACCGCCGTGATCAAGGACGGCACCCTGCACGTGCAGGCGGGTGCCGGCATCGTCGCCGACTCCGATCCGACGCGCGAGTGGGAGGAGACTATGAACAAGGCGCGCGCGATGTTCCGCGCGGTAGCGCTAGCCGAGGCGGGCCTGTCCGCGCGCCGCTGA
- the trpD gene encoding anthranilate phosphoribosyltransferase, translating into MDMQRAIRAVTERRDLTAEEMAEVMRTVMTGGATPAQIGGFLIGLRMKGETVDEIAGAARVMRELATPVGINSEHLVDTCGTGGDGVCTFNISTASAFVAAAAGAKVAKHGNRSVSSRCGSADVLEAAGVNLDLGPAAVAQCVEEVGVGFMFAPRHHGAMKYAIGPRREMGVRTVFNVLGPLTNPAGAKNQVLGVYDRALLEPLAQVLQRLGSRHVLVVHAADGMDEISLSGETYIAELKDGAISTYSVRPADFELQAAPVEALTVADVQESLARVNAVLDNQPGPARDVVVLNAGAAIYAAGCAATLADGVARAQEVIASGAARAVLQGLVARSQALAGSDQPAASGA; encoded by the coding sequence ATGGATATGCAGCGCGCGATACGCGCCGTCACCGAACGGCGCGACCTCACCGCGGAGGAGATGGCCGAGGTGATGCGCACGGTCATGACCGGCGGCGCCACCCCCGCGCAGATCGGCGGCTTCCTCATCGGCCTGCGCATGAAGGGCGAAACGGTGGACGAGATCGCCGGCGCCGCGCGGGTGATGCGCGAGCTGGCGACGCCGGTAGGTATCAATTCCGAGCACCTGGTGGATACCTGCGGCACCGGCGGGGACGGGGTCTGCACCTTCAATATTTCTACCGCCAGCGCCTTCGTGGCGGCGGCGGCCGGTGCCAAGGTGGCCAAGCACGGCAACCGCTCCGTCTCCAGCCGCTGCGGCAGCGCGGACGTGTTGGAGGCCGCGGGCGTCAACCTGGACCTCGGGCCGGCGGCGGTCGCGCAGTGCGTGGAGGAGGTCGGCGTCGGTTTCATGTTCGCCCCGCGCCACCACGGCGCGATGAAGTACGCCATCGGGCCGCGCCGCGAGATGGGCGTGCGCACGGTATTCAACGTGCTCGGCCCGCTCACCAATCCCGCGGGCGCCAAGAATCAAGTCCTCGGCGTATACGACCGCGCCTTGCTGGAGCCGCTCGCGCAGGTACTGCAGCGTCTGGGCAGCCGGCATGTGCTGGTGGTGCACGCCGCCGACGGTATGGACGAAATCAGCTTGAGCGGCGAGACCTACATCGCGGAACTCAAGGATGGCGCGATCTCCACTTACAGCGTGCGTCCCGCCGACTTCGAGTTGCAGGCCGCCCCGGTGGAGGCGCTGACCGTGGCCGACGTGCAAGAGTCGCTGGCGCGCGTGAACGCGGTGTTGGACAACCAGCCGGGCCCGGCGCGCGACGTGGTTGTGCTCAACGCGGGCGCGGCGATTTATGCGGCCGGCTGTGCGGCGACCCTGGCCGATGGCGTTGCGCGCGCGCAGGAGGTCATCGCGAGCGGTGCGGCGCGGGCCGTGCTGCAGGGGCTGGTGGCACGATCGCAGGCCCTTGCGGGGAGCGATCAGCCGGCGGCGAGCGGCGCATGA
- a CDS encoding CopD family protein: MSLAITLHVLAAILWVGGMFFAYMCLRPVAATLLEPAQRLPLWSQVFGRFFPWVWASVIALPATGFYMIFAVFGGMGNVGLYVHAMTGLGIVMIMIYLHVYFAPYRRLQRAVAAADWPAGGKALGQIRFLVGLNLILGLVTAAIATGGPYLY, encoded by the coding sequence ATGTCCCTCGCCATCACGCTGCACGTCCTGGCCGCCATCCTCTGGGTGGGCGGCATGTTCTTCGCCTATATGTGCCTGCGGCCCGTGGCCGCCACCCTGCTCGAACCGGCGCAGCGCCTGCCGCTGTGGAGCCAGGTGTTCGGGCGCTTCTTTCCCTGGGTGTGGGCGAGCGTGATCGCGCTGCCGGCGACCGGCTTCTACATGATCTTCGCGGTGTTCGGCGGGATGGGCAACGTGGGGCTGTACGTGCACGCCATGACCGGCCTGGGGATCGTGATGATCATGATCTACCTGCACGTCTACTTCGCGCCCTACCGCCGCCTGCAGCGCGCGGTGGCGGCGGCGGATTGGCCCGCGGGCGGCAAGGCCCTGGGGCAGATCCGCTTCCTGGTGGGCCTGAACCTGATCCTGGGGCTGGTCACGGCGGCCATCGCCACCGGCGGACCGTACCTGTACTAG
- the trpC gene encoding indole-3-glycerol phosphate synthase TrpC — translation MNEGDILKTILRRKAEEVAERAERVSMKELSKRVQHLPGSREFVAAIEARINLHQPAVIAEVKKASPSKGVIRPHFDPAAIAAAYARAGATCLSVLTDRDFFQGADEYLQQAKAACPLPVLRKDFIVDAYQVYEARVLGADAILLIVAALGDALMKELADLAYHLEMDVLVEVHDGEELERALKLGTPLIGINNRNLRTFETRLETTLELLKDVPSNRIVVSESGIHTPDDVALLRRNGVNAFLVGEAFMRAPEPGVALGELFGLQA, via the coding sequence ATGAACGAGGGCGACATACTCAAGACCATCCTGCGCCGCAAGGCGGAGGAGGTCGCCGAGCGGGCCGAGCGGGTATCGATGAAGGAGCTGAGCAAGCGGGTGCAGCACCTGCCCGGCTCGCGCGAATTCGTGGCCGCCATCGAGGCGCGCATCAACCTCCACCAGCCGGCGGTCATCGCCGAGGTGAAGAAGGCCTCGCCCAGCAAGGGCGTCATCCGCCCCCACTTCGATCCGGCCGCCATCGCCGCAGCCTACGCGCGCGCTGGGGCCACCTGCCTCTCGGTGCTCACCGACCGGGATTTCTTCCAGGGCGCCGACGAGTACCTGCAGCAGGCCAAGGCGGCGTGTCCGCTACCGGTGCTGCGTAAGGACTTCATCGTCGACGCCTATCAGGTGTACGAGGCGCGCGTGCTGGGCGCCGACGCCATCCTGCTCATCGTGGCAGCGCTCGGCGATGCCTTGATGAAGGAACTCGCCGACCTTGCCTATCACCTCGAGATGGACGTGCTGGTCGAGGTGCACGACGGCGAGGAGTTGGAGCGGGCACTGAAGCTCGGCACGCCGCTGATCGGCATCAACAACCGCAACCTGCGTACCTTCGAGACGCGCCTGGAGACGACGCTGGAGTTGCTGAAGGACGTGCCGAGCAACCGCATCGTGGTGAGCGAGAGCGGCATTCACACGCCGGACGACGTCGCGCTGCTGCGCCGCAACGGCGTCAACGCCTTTCTGGTCGGGGAGGCCTTCATGCGCGCGCCCGAACCGGGTGTGGCGCTGGGCGAGTTGTTCGGGTTGCAGGCCTGA
- a CDS encoding phosphoglycolate phosphatase: MGLRKPKMVLIDVDGTLVDSVPDLAYCVDQMMQRLGRPPHGDAKVREWVGNGVERLVRRALIGQLDGEPDEAEYQQAYPIFMALYADNTSKRSRLYPGVMEGLDYLQRAGYPLGCVTNKAAQFTEPLLKDLGVFDRFSIVLSGDTLPRKKPDPMPLLHAAQFFRVEPGEALMVGDSVSDVKAARAAGFQIVCMSYGYNHGRDIRDAEPDAVIDSMAELEGLLGGAPARAAQA; the protein is encoded by the coding sequence ATGGGGTTGCGCAAACCGAAGATGGTCCTCATCGACGTGGACGGCACGCTGGTGGACAGCGTGCCGGACCTCGCGTATTGCGTCGACCAGATGATGCAGCGCCTCGGGCGTCCGCCCCACGGCGATGCCAAGGTGCGGGAGTGGGTGGGCAACGGGGTGGAGCGCCTAGTGCGCCGCGCCCTGATCGGTCAGCTCGACGGCGAACCCGACGAGGCCGAGTATCAGCAGGCCTATCCGATCTTCATGGCGCTGTATGCCGACAACACCAGCAAGCGCAGCCGGCTCTATCCCGGCGTGATGGAGGGCCTGGATTATCTGCAGCGGGCCGGCTATCCGCTCGGCTGCGTCACCAACAAGGCGGCCCAGTTCACCGAACCGTTGCTGAAGGATCTCGGCGTCTTCGACCGCTTCTCCATCGTGCTGTCCGGCGACACGCTGCCGCGCAAGAAGCCGGACCCGATGCCCCTGCTGCACGCGGCGCAGTTCTTCCGCGTGGAGCCGGGCGAGGCGCTGATGGTGGGCGACTCGGTGAGCGACGTGAAGGCCGCGCGCGCGGCGGGCTTCCAGATCGTGTGCATGAGCTACGGCTACAACCACGGGCGCGACATCCGCGATGCCGAGCCGGACGCGGTCATCGATTCCATGGCCGAGCTCGAAGGCCTGTTGGGCGGGGCGCCGGCGCGCGCGGCGCAGGCCTGA
- a CDS encoding periplasmic heavy metal sensor produces the protein MGPEGQRQMGPGMGQGQGMGMAALNLTAEQQQQMRQIRRDLQREQWEAQGKLMEAREDLRDLWLAEERDPAAIGEAYARIAELQRPMIEARVEAANKMRAVLSDEQREALREMRASGMGMMGSGGMMGGPGMGMMGQGGMGGMGMMGPGGMMGGGMGSGMGMMGPGMGPMWMPGMEDMPVEP, from the coding sequence ATGGGGCCGGAGGGTCAGCGCCAAATGGGCCCCGGCATGGGTCAAGGCCAGGGGATGGGGATGGCCGCGCTCAACCTGACCGCGGAGCAACAGCAGCAGATGCGCCAGATCCGGCGCGATCTACAGCGCGAACAATGGGAGGCGCAGGGCAAGCTGATGGAGGCGCGCGAGGATCTGCGTGACCTGTGGCTCGCCGAGGAGCGCGATCCGGCTGCCATTGGCGAGGCCTACGCCCGCATCGCCGAACTGCAGCGGCCCATGATCGAAGCGCGCGTGGAGGCGGCGAACAAGATGCGTGCCGTGCTCAGCGACGAGCAGCGCGAGGCGCTGCGCGAGATGCGCGCGAGCGGCATGGGCATGATGGGCTCTGGCGGAATGATGGGCGGCCCCGGCATGGGCATGATGGGCCAGGGTGGAATGGGCGGCATGGGCATGATGGGGCCCGGCGGCATGATGGGCGGCGGCATGGGTTCAGGCATGGGCATGATGGGCCCGGGCATGGGGCCGATGTGGATGCCCGGCATGGAGGACATGCCGGTCGAGCCCTGA
- a CDS encoding aminodeoxychorismate/anthranilate synthase component II: MLLMIDNYDSFTYNLVQYFGELGEEVAVHRNDQITVDEVRRLQPSRIVISPGPCTPNEAGVSLDVIRELGAQVPILGVCLGHQAIGQAFGGKVVRAREIMHGKTSPVYHHDIGVFRGLPNPLEATRYHSLVIEQASLPECLEVTAWTELSDGARDEIMGVRHRTLPIEGVQFHPESILTRHGHDLLRNFLAR, translated from the coding sequence ATGCTGCTGATGATCGACAACTACGACTCCTTCACCTACAACCTGGTCCAGTATTTCGGCGAGCTGGGCGAAGAGGTCGCCGTGCACCGCAACGATCAGATCACGGTGGACGAGGTGCGGCGCCTGCAGCCCAGCCGCATCGTGATCTCGCCCGGCCCCTGCACCCCCAATGAGGCCGGCGTGTCGCTGGATGTGATCCGCGAGTTGGGCGCCCAGGTGCCGATCCTCGGCGTCTGCCTCGGCCACCAGGCCATCGGCCAGGCCTTCGGCGGCAAGGTGGTGCGTGCCCGCGAAATCATGCACGGTAAGACCTCGCCGGTGTATCACCACGACATCGGCGTGTTCCGCGGACTGCCCAATCCGCTCGAGGCGACGCGCTATCACTCGCTGGTGATCGAGCAGGCGAGTCTGCCTGAGTGTCTGGAGGTCACCGCGTGGACCGAGCTGTCGGACGGTGCGCGCGACGAGATCATGGGCGTGCGTCACCGCACCTTGCCCATCGAGGGGGTACAGTTTCATCCCGAATCCATCCTGACCCGGCACGGCCACGACTTGCTACGCAATTTCCTGGCGCGGTAA
- a CDS encoding hemerythrin domain-containing protein, protein MRAPVSETSLTIDLRERGELPPHAYAFYRLRELAPGQQARVLADEEPRLIMESVSLQLRHHIHWEVVEQGPPLWTVLVRPRDEVAARTLMDLLARDHERLDKLFAQALHKVNAGDVAGAAPLLKEFATGLQRHLHAEDEILAPAFVGPRDPSGSDPTSTMLREHRDIREQVVLLESYFDDDALPEPSEVAPFFGILSGVLAKHETREELNLFPQWDMALKKGLDEAGRDALVERIRAILEGREA, encoded by the coding sequence ATGAGAGCGCCCGTGTCCGAAACAAGCCTCACCATCGACCTGCGCGAGCGCGGCGAGCTGCCGCCACACGCCTACGCCTTTTACCGGCTGCGCGAGTTGGCGCCGGGCCAGCAGGCCCGGGTACTCGCCGACGAGGAGCCGCGCCTCATCATGGAGAGCGTGAGCCTGCAGCTACGCCACCACATCCACTGGGAAGTGGTCGAGCAAGGCCCGCCGCTGTGGACGGTGCTGGTACGCCCCCGCGACGAAGTGGCGGCCCGCACGCTCATGGACCTGCTCGCGCGCGACCATGAGCGGCTCGACAAGTTGTTCGCCCAGGCGCTGCACAAGGTCAATGCCGGCGACGTGGCCGGCGCCGCGCCGCTGCTCAAGGAGTTCGCCACCGGGCTGCAGCGCCACCTGCACGCCGAGGACGAAATCCTCGCGCCCGCCTTCGTCGGACCGCGCGACCCGAGCGGCAGCGACCCCACCTCCACCATGCTGCGCGAGCACCGCGACATCCGCGAGCAGGTGGTATTGCTCGAGTCCTATTTCGACGACGACGCGCTGCCCGAACCGAGCGAAGTGGCGCCGTTCTTCGGCATCCTCTCCGGCGTCCTCGCCAAACATGAGACCCGCGAGGAACTGAACCTGTTCCCGCAATGGGATATGGCCCTCAAGAAGGGGCTGGACGAGGCCGGACGCGACGCCCTGGTGGAGCGCATCCGCGCCATCCTCGAAGGGCGCGAGGCCTAA
- a CDS encoding DUF302 domain-containing protein: protein MYGFDVNLNTSFDDAVQRVTEALKGEGFGVLTEIDVKATLKAKLNIEKRPYKILGACNPSLANQALDAEPDIGLLLPCNVIVREEENGSVTVGFMDPEAVLHLVGRDEITKLGMEVRQRLERVRDAIAA, encoded by the coding sequence ATGTACGGATTCGATGTGAACCTGAACACCAGCTTCGACGACGCGGTGCAGCGGGTGACCGAGGCGCTCAAGGGCGAGGGTTTCGGTGTGCTGACGGAGATCGACGTCAAGGCGACCTTGAAGGCCAAGCTGAACATCGAGAAGCGGCCTTACAAGATCCTCGGCGCCTGCAACCCGAGCCTGGCCAACCAGGCGCTGGACGCCGAACCCGACATCGGCCTGCTGCTGCCTTGTAACGTGATCGTGCGCGAGGAGGAAAACGGCTCGGTGACGGTCGGGTTCATGGACCCCGAGGCCGTGCTGCACCTGGTCGGGCGCGATGAGATCACCAAGCTCGGTATGGAGGTGCGCCAGCGGCTCGAGCGGGTGCGCGACGCCATCGCGGCGTAG
- the rpe gene encoding ribulose-phosphate 3-epimerase: MADYKIAPSILSANFARLGEEVNNVLASGADIVHFDVMDNHYVPNLTIGPLVCEALRKDGITADIDVHLMVKPVDRIIPDFAKAGATYITFHPEASDHIDRSLQLIRDNGCKSGLVFNPATPLDYLKYVMDKVDMVLLMSVNPGFGGQSFIPATLDKLREARRMIDESGRNIRLEIDGGVKVDNIREIAEAGADTFVAGSAIFNAGQDGDAHRYDSVVRAMREQLEGARK; this comes from the coding sequence ATGGCAGACTACAAGATCGCGCCGTCCATCCTGTCGGCCAATTTCGCTCGCCTGGGCGAAGAGGTGAACAACGTCCTGGCGTCCGGCGCCGACATCGTCCACTTCGACGTGATGGACAATCACTACGTGCCGAACCTGACCATCGGCCCGCTGGTGTGCGAAGCCCTGCGCAAGGACGGCATCACGGCCGACATCGACGTGCACCTGATGGTCAAGCCCGTCGATCGCATCATCCCGGACTTCGCCAAGGCCGGCGCGACCTACATCACCTTCCACCCCGAGGCCTCGGATCACATCGACCGCAGCCTGCAGCTCATCCGTGACAACGGCTGCAAGTCCGGCCTGGTGTTCAACCCCGCCACACCGCTCGACTATCTCAAGTACGTCATGGACAAGGTGGATATGGTGCTGTTGATGTCGGTGAACCCCGGCTTCGGCGGCCAGAGCTTCATCCCCGCCACGCTCGACAAGCTGCGCGAGGCGCGCCGCATGATCGACGAGAGCGGCCGTAACATCCGCCTGGAGATCGACGGCGGCGTGAAGGTCGACAACATCCGCGAGATCGCCGAGGCGGGCGCCGACACCTTCGTCGCCGGTTCGGCCATCTTCAACGCGGGCCAGGACGGCGATGCGCACCGCTACGACAGCGTGGTGCGCGCCATGCGCGAGCAGCTCGAGGGCGCGCGCAAGTAG
- a CDS encoding acyloxyacyl hydrolase, translating to MNRAKWGIVAAALLLAGDAAAQGPWGMDGLTVVGADSWEGEAQMQRLALHWDLPRWSVWQGSRWSFQPHLEFAVGQWEHRQRPQPGHDVGLTPVLRLARSGRTVPYVEAAVGAHLLSSPRIGGRDMSTSFQFGDLVGVGLRFGARANGEVGYRLIHFSNGGIKHPNPGINFHMVRFGYWF from the coding sequence ATGAACCGTGCCAAATGGGGGATCGTGGCGGCGGCCCTGCTGCTCGCCGGGGACGCGGCGGCGCAGGGGCCATGGGGAATGGACGGCCTGACCGTGGTCGGCGCCGACAGCTGGGAAGGGGAGGCGCAGATGCAGCGCCTCGCGCTGCACTGGGACCTGCCCCGCTGGTCCGTCTGGCAGGGCAGCCGCTGGTCCTTTCAGCCGCACCTGGAGTTCGCCGTCGGCCAGTGGGAGCACCGCCAGCGGCCGCAGCCGGGCCACGACGTCGGCCTGACGCCGGTGCTGCGGCTGGCGCGTTCCGGGCGCACCGTGCCTTACGTGGAGGCCGCCGTGGGGGCGCACCTCCTGTCCAGCCCGCGCATCGGCGGGCGCGACATGTCGACCTCGTTTCAGTTCGGCGACCTGGTGGGCGTGGGACTACGCTTCGGCGCGCGCGCCAACGGCGAGGTGGGCTACCGCCTCATCCACTTCTCCAACGGCGGCATCAAGCACCCCAACCCCGGCATCAACTTCCACATGGTGCGGTTCGGGTACTGGTTCTGA